One window of the Benincasa hispida cultivar B227 chromosome 3, ASM972705v1, whole genome shotgun sequence genome contains the following:
- the LOC120074071 gene encoding UDP-glycosyltransferase 91A1-like → MAVDKKLHIVIFPWLAFGHMIPFLELSKLIAQKGHHVSFVSTPKNIDRLPTKLPPHLAPFLSFVKIPFPQVDNLPQDAEATSDLPYDKVQFLKKAVDDLKQPLFDFLQTSDADWILYDFAPYWLGQEIGPALGIKTAFFSIYNPECLVFLGPMFGDNRIKPEDFTVSPNWVSFPSTVVFRHFEIMRIFDSISGNVTGVSDLDRLKMSAHYSDIVVVRACPEFNQKWIQLLGDVYGKTIFPVGQLPTSEYDSGDDNPTWQSIKEWLDKQPNASVVYVAFGSEAKPSQDELTEIALGLEKSELRFFWVFRTRRGPSDPDPVELPEGFEERTKGRGIVWTTWAPQLKILEHDSVGGFLTHSGWSSVVEAIQSERALVLLTFLADQGINARVLEEKKMGYSVPRNELDGSFTRDAVAESLKLVVVEEEGKIYRERIREMKHLFVNKEKDDELIDQFLGYLKAHGNRDEL, encoded by the coding sequence ATGGCCGTTGACAAGAAGCTCCATATAGTCATCTTCCCATGGCTAGCTTTCGGCCATATGATTCCTTTTCTTGAGCTATCCAAACTTATTGCTCAAAAGGGTCACCACGTCTCTTTCGTTTCCACTCCCAAAAACATCGACCGTCTCCCCACTAAACTTCCTCCCCATTTAGCTCCTTTTCTCAGCTTTGTCAAAATTCCTTTCCCTCAAGTCGATAATCTGCCCCAAGATGCAGAGGCCACATCCGATCTCCCTTACGACAAAGTTCAGTTTCTCAAAAAGGCCGTCGACGACCTTAAACAGCCCCTCTTTGACTTTCTTCAAACTTCCGATGCGGATTGGATCTTATACGACTTCGCTCCCTATTGGTTGGGTCAAGAGATCGGACCCGCTCTTGGGATCAAAACCGCTTTCTTCAGTATTTACAATCCGGAGTGTCTTGTATTTCTTGGACCCATGTTCGGAGATAATCGGATTAAACCAGAGGATTTCACTGTTTCTCCCAATTGGGTTTCCTTCCCCTCGACCGTTGTGTTTCGCCACTTCGAAATCATGAGGATCTTCGACAGTATATCCGGTAATGTTACTGGGGTTTCTGATTTAGATCGCTTAAAAATGAGTGCTCACTATAGCGATATAGTGGTTGTGAGAGCATGCCCTGAATTTAATCAGAAGTGGATTCAATTGCTTGGTGATGTATACGGTAAAACCATTTTCCCCGTCGGCCAACTTCCGACATCGGAGTACGATTCTGGTGACGACAATCCAACATGGCAGTCGATTAAAGAGTGGCTTGACAAACAACCCAATGCTTCGGTGGTCTACGTGGCATTCGGGAGTGAGGCCAAGCCTAGTCAGGACGAACTGACAGAGATTGCTTTAGGATTGGAAAAATCAGAGCTGCGGTTCTTCTGGGTGTTTAGGACACGACGAGGACCGAGCGACCCGGACCCGGTTGAATTACCGGAGGGATTTGAAGAACGAACCAAAGGGCGAGGCATTGTGTGGACCACCTGGGCGCCACAATTGAAAATATTGGAGCATGACTCGGTGGGTGGGTTTTTGACACATTCTGGTTGGAGCTCTGTTGTGGAAGCGATTCAGAGTGAAAGAGCTTTGGTATTACTAACATTTCTTGCAGATCAAGGAATCAATGCGAGGGTGttggaagagaagaagatgggTTACTCAGTTCCGAGGAATGAATTGGATGGTTCATTTACAAGGGATGCCGTGGCAGAATCATTGAAGCTGGTAGTGGTGGAGGAAGAAGGTAAGATTTATAGAGAGAGAATAAGAGAGATGAAACATTTGTTtgtgaataaagaaaaagatgacGAGTTAATTGATCAGTTCTTGGGATATTTGAAAGCGCATGGGAATAGAGATGAACTTTGA
- the LOC120072588 gene encoding protein CNGC15b-like codes for MFMKMEASSKWKSMTTIRSEDEELENGEAERRRKKGRRKGVGMFCNSDKNYDMGKGMVLDPRLPILNKWNRVFLVACLVSLFVDPVFFFLPVVNAEEGCVEMSGALGVSLTVIRSMADVFYITHILVRFRTAYIAPSSRIFGRGELVIHPSKIAANYLIFEFWLHLAASLPLPQAFIWVAMPKMRAWSYFVRFSILLQYLLRLYLIFPLSDQIIKATGVLMKTAWVGAVYNLMLFMLASHVLGSCWYLLSIGRQMECWKKVCSLGHYLDCQHEVFYCKAVERDPNKNKAAWFQLEATNITNLCHPSATNFFHFGIFSDSFASTSSPFFSRYLYCFWWGLRNLSSLGQNLLTSSNVGEINFAIVIAIIGLVLFALLIGNMQTYLQSTTLRLEEWRVRRRDTEQWMQHRQLPNQLKQSIRKYEQFRWMATHGVDEDQILKSLPLDLRREVKRHLCLDLLRQVPLFDEMEERMLDAICERLRPCLSTSNTCLLREGDPVNEMLFIIRGHLDSHTTNGGRTGFFNSSRLGPSDFCGEELLPWALDDDSRSTAVLPTSTRTVTAVTEVEGFALVAEDLKFVAAQFRRLHSKQIRSTFRFHSHQWRTWAACFIQAAWFRYKRRQKKEDEINIVVNHRSLVKPLQLDFSVEDR; via the exons ATGTTCATGAAGATGGAAGCTTCTAGTAAATGGAAATCAATGACCACAATAAG ATCCGAAGACGAGGAACTCGAAAATGGCGAAGCagagaggaggaggaagaagggGAGAAGGAAAGGGGTGGGAATGTTTTGTAATTCAGATAAGAATTATGATATGGGGAAGGGAATGGTACTAGACCCAAGGCTGCCCATATTAAACAAATGGAACAGAGTTTTTCTGGTGGCTTGTCTAGTGTCACTATTTGTGGACCCTGTGTTCTTCTTCCTGCCGGTGGTGAACGCAGAGGAGGGGTGCGTGGAAATGAGCGGAGCGTTAGGGGTGTCATTGACGGTGATTCGGTCCATGGCAGATGTGTTCTACATAACACACATACTAGTTAGGTTTAGAACAGCTTACATAGCTCCCTCTTCTAGAATCTTTGGAAGAGGAGAGCTTGTGATTCACCCTTCCAAAATTGCTGCTAACTATCTTATTTTCGAGTTCTGGCTTCATCTTGCTGCTTCATTGCCTCTTCCACAG GCATTCATATGGGTTGCAATGCCAAAAATGAgggcatggagttactttgttCGTTTCTCCATTCTGTTGCAGTACCTTTTGAGGTTGTATCTCATCTTCCCTTTATCTGATCAAATCATTAAGGCCACTGGGGTTCTGATGAAAACAGCTTGGGTTGGAGCTGTTTATAACCTAATGCTCTTTATGCTAGCAAGCCAT GTTTTGGGGTCGTGTTGGTATCTTTTATCCATAGGACGACAAATGGAATGCTGGAAAAAAGTATGCAGTTTGGGGCATTACTTGGATTGTCAACATGAGGTTTTTTATTGTAAAGCTGTAGAGAGAGatccaaacaaaaacaaagctGCTTGGTTTCAACTTGAAGCAACTAATATTACAAATTTATGTCATCCAAGTGCCACCAATTTCTTTCACTTTGGGATTTTTTCTGATTCTTTTGCATCAACTTCTTCCCCCTTCTTCAGTAGGTACTTGTATTGTTTTTGGTGGGGATTGAGGAATTTAAG CTCTCTTGGACAAAATTTGCTAACAAGTAGCAATGTGGGAGAAATCAATTTCGCGATTGTGATTGCCATTATTGGCTTGGTGCTTTTCGCACTTCTCATTGGGAATATGCAA acTTATCTCCAATCAACAACATTAAGACTAGAAGAATGGAGAGTAAGAAGAAGAGACACAGAGCAATGGATGCAACACAGACAATTACCAAACCAATTAAAACAGAGCATAAGAAAATACGAACAATTCCGATGGATGGCAACTCACGGCGTTGACGAAgaccaaattttaaaatccCTTCCTCTAGATCTCCGACGAGAAGTCAAACGCCATCTCTGCCTCGATCTCCTCCGTCAAGTTCCTCTGTTCGACGAAATGGAAGAAAGAATGTTAGACGCAATTTGCGAGCGATTAAGACCCTGTTTAAGCACTTCCAACACTTGTTTACTTCGAGAAGGCGACCCAGTTAATGAAATGTTGTTCATAATCCGTGGCCATTTGGATTCCCACACCACCAACGGCGGCCGGACTGGGTTCTTCAATTCGAGCCGTCTTGGGCCGAGTGATTTCTGCGGTGAGGAGCTGCTCCCTTGGGCGTTGGATGATGACTCTAGGTCCACGGCGGTGCTGCCGACGTCGACGAGGACGGTGACGGCGGTGACGGAAGTGGAGGGGTTTGCGCTTGTGGCGGAGGATTTGAAGTTTGTGGCGGCGCAGTTTCGGAGGCTGCATAGCAAGCAGATCAGGAGTACTTTCAGGTTTCATTCGCATCAATGGCGGACGTGGGCGGCGTGTTTTATACAGGCGGCGTGGTTTAGGTATAAACGGCGGCAGAAGAAGGAGGATGAGATTAATATCGTGGTTAATCATAGATCGTTGGTGAAGCCCCTTCAACTTGATTTCTCGGTGGAAGATAGATGA
- the LOC120074740 gene encoding 60S ribosomal protein L12-1-like, translating into MPPKFDPSQVVDVFVRVTGGEVGAASSLAPKIGPLGLSPKKIGEDIAKETAKEWKGLRVTVKLTVQNRQAKVSVVPSAAALVIKALKEPERDRKKTKNIKHNGNISLDDVIEIARVMRPRSMAKDLSGSVKEILGTCVSVGCTVDGKDPKDLQQEITDGDVEIPQD; encoded by the coding sequence ATGCCGCCCAAGTTCGATCCTTCTCAGGTTGTCGATGTTTTCGTCCGAGTCACCGGAGGTGAGGTCGGAGCGGCCAGTTCTCTCGCTCCTAAAATCGGTCCTCTAGGTCTCTCCCCGAAGAAGATCGGAGAAGACATTGCCAAGGAGACTGCCAAGGAATGGAAGGGTCTCAGAGTCACTGTCAAGCTTACTGTTCAGAATCGTCAAGCCAAGGTCTCCGTGGTTCCCTCTGCTGCTGCTTTGGTCATCAAAGCCCTCAAGGAGCCTGAGCGCGACCGCAAAAAGACCAAGAACATCAAGCACAATGGTAATATCTCGCTTGACGATGTCATTGAGATTGCTAGGGTTATGCGCCCCAGGTCTATGGCTAAGGATCTCAGTGGATCTGTGAAGGAGATTCTCGGTACTTGCGTTTCTGTTGGATGTACGGTCGACGGTAAGGACCCAAAGGATTTACAGCAGGAAATTACCGATGGAGATGTTGAAATTCCCCAGGATTGA